One genomic window of Polyodon spathula isolate WHYD16114869_AA chromosome 8, ASM1765450v1, whole genome shotgun sequence includes the following:
- the LOC121320020 gene encoding NADH dehydrogenase [ubiquinone] 1 alpha subcomplex subunit 9, mitochondrial-like, with amino-acid sequence MAAVVLRCRPVSVLPRLSWSPSVTPAISVVIQQRKIHNAVIPRGKGGRSSFSGIAATVFGATGFLGRYVVNRLGRIGSQVVIPHRCDQYDVMYLRPMGDLGQIIFLDWDARDKDSISRALAHSNVVINLVGREWETSNYRFEDVYVNIPKEIARAAKEAGIEKFIHMSHLNADIRSSSKYLRTKAVGEEAVREEFPDAIIMKPSEIYGREDRFFNHFANMRWFGRAVPLIAMGKKTEKQPVYVVDVAKAIVNAIKDPDSNGKTYALVGPNRYLLHDLVEYLYAVAHRPFVPYPLPRPLYHLAARFFEMNPFEPWTTRDKVERFHITDMKFPSLPGLEDLGIVPTSVEQKAIEVLRRHRRYRWLEAELGETKPAKTVNL; translated from the exons ATGGCGGCTGTGGTTCTTCGGTGCCGTCCTGTAAGCGTCCTTCCTAGGCTTTCCT GGTCCCCATCAGTTACACCGGCAATTTCTGTTGTCATCCAACAGAGAAAGATCCACAATGCAGTTATCCCCCGTGGCAAAGGGGGGCGCTCTTCCTTTAGTGGGATAGCAGCAACAGTCTTTGGAGCCACCGGGTTCCTTGGCAGATACGTGGTTAATCGGCTTG GACGTATAGGCTCTCAGGTTGTGATCCCTCATCGCTGTGATCAGTATGATGTCATGTACCTCAGACCTATGGGCGATCTTGGACAGATTATTTTCTTG GATTGGGATGCAAGAGACAAGGACTCGATCAGCCGAGCTCTGGCTCACTCCAATGTTGTCATTAATCTTGTTGGAAGAGAGTGGGAGACAAG TAACTATCGTTTTGAGGATGTTTATGTTAACATCCCAAAGGAAATTGCACGGGCTGCAAAAGAAGCTGGCATTGAAAAATTCATCCATATGTCCCATCTTAATGCTGACATTCGCAGTTCTTCCAAGTATCTGAGGACCAAG GCAGTCGGAGAGGAGGCTGTGAGAGAAGAATTTCCTGATGCCATTATAATGAAACCCTCAGAAATATATGGAAGAGAGGACCGTTTCTTCAATCATTTTGCAA ATATGCGTTGGTTTGGAAGAGCCGTACCACTGATTGCTATGGGAAAGAAGACAGAGAAACAGCCTGTTTAT gtggtGGATGTAGCCAAGGCCATTGTCAATGCAATAAAGGACCCAGACTCCAATGGAAAAACCTACGCTCTCGTTGG ACCCAACCGTTATCTCCTGCATGACCTGGTGGAGTACCTTTATGCTGTTGCTCACAGGCCTTTTGTTCCATATCCATTGCCACGACCTTTGTATCA TTTGGCTGCCAGGTTTTTTGAGATGAATCCCTTTGAGCCATGGACAACTCGTGACAAAGTGGAGAGG TTCCATATCACAGATATGAAGTTCCCATCCCTGCCCGGGTTAGAGGATCTTGGAATCGTTCCAACTTCAGTGGAACAGAAAGCTATTGAAGTACTACGCCGTCATCGCAGATACCGCTGGCTGGAAGCAGAACTGGGAGAGACCAAGCCAGCAAAAACTGTCAACTTGTGA